A section of the Phaseolus vulgaris cultivar G19833 chromosome 8, P. vulgaris v2.0, whole genome shotgun sequence genome encodes:
- the LOC137826003 gene encoding polyamine oxidase 5-like isoform X1 has product MDPKELCSTDMIDGTVAAHIKRPCSSLPTVIVIGAGISGIAAARSLYDASFKVIVLESRDRVGGRIYTDYSFGCPVDMGASWLHGVCNENPLAPLIRGLGLTLYRTSCDNSVLYDHDLESCMLFNIDGHQVPQQMVMEVGDTFKRILAETVKVRDDHPDDMPILQAISIVLNRHPGLSFCRLQGLAHEVLQWYICRMEAWFATDADMISLKTWDQEHVLTGGHGLVVQGYDPVVKALATDLDIRLNHRVTKISNGYNMVMVTVEDGRNFVADAVILTVPIGILKANSIEFTPKLPEWKIAAIKDIGVGNENKVALRFDRVFWPNVEVLGMVAPTSYACGYFLNLHKATGHPILVYMAAGRFAYDLEKLSDESAANFVMQQLKNMFPHASMPVQYLVSHWGTDPNSLGCYACDLVGKPDDVYERLRAPLGNIFFGGEAVSMDDHQGSVHGAYSAGVMAAENCQRHLLQKQGHIQNLPLVPAVRHEMFETTIPLQISRM; this is encoded by the exons ATGGACCCAAAAGAATTATGCTCCACAGATATGATTGATG GCACTGTTGCTGCACACATCAAGAGGCCATGCAGTTCTCTTCCAACAGTTATTGTCATTGGTGCTGGAATATCAGGAATTGCTGCTGCACGAAGTCTCTATGATGCATCTTTTAAG GTGATTGTACTGGAGTCAAGGGATAGGGTAGGAGGCAGGATATACACTGATTACTCATTTGGCTGTCCTGTAGATATGGGAGCCTCATG GCTACATGGTGTTTGCAATGAGAATCCCTTGGCACCATTGATACGTGGTTTAGGGCTCACATTGTATCGTACCAGTTGTGATAACTCTGTCTTATATGATCATGACTTGGAAAG CTGTATGCTATTTAACATTGATGGTCATCAAGTCCCTCAACAAATGGTAATGGAAGTTGGAGACACTTTCAAGAGAATTCTAGCAGAG ACAGTGAAAGTGAGGGATGATCATCCTGATGACATGCCTATTCTCCAAGCAATTTCAATCGTGTTAAATAGACATCCAGGACTAAG TTTCTGCAGGCTACAAGGACTAGCTCATGAAGTGCTGCAATGGTATATATGCAGAATGGAAGCTTGGTTTGCTACTGATGCAGATATGATATCACTGAAAACCTGGGATCAG GAGCATGTCCTCACTGGTGGCCATGGACTCGTGGTGCAAGGATATGATCCTGTTGTAAAAGCTCTTGCAACTGATCTCGATATACGCTTGAACCACAG GGTGACCAAAATATCCAATGGTTACAACATGGTAATGGTCACCGTTGAGGATGGCAGAAACTTTGTTGCTGACGCTGTTATTCTAACTGTTCCTATTGGAATCCTTAAGGCCAATTCAATTGAATTTACACCAAAATTGCCTGAATGGAAGATTGCAGCAATTAAAGATATTGGTGTGGGAAATGAAAATAAAGTTGCCCTTAGATTTGATAGAGTATTTTGGCCTAATGTAGAAGTTCTGGGAATGGTTGCACCCACCTCTTATGCCTGTGGTTATTTTCTCAATCTCCACAAAGCAACAGGTCATCCAATTCTTGTGTATATGGCAGCTGGAAGGTTTGCTTATGACCTTGAAAAGCTATCTGATGAATCAGCTGCAAATTTTGTAATGCAACAGCTCAAGAACATGTTTCCTCATGCTTCTATGCCT GTTCAATATCTTGTGTCACATTGGGGAACAGATCCAAACTCTCTTGGCTGTTATGCATGTGATTTAGTTGGGAAGCCAGATGATGTGTATGAGAGGCTTCGTGCACCATTGGGTAATATATTCTTTGGTGGAGAAGCTGTCAGCATGGATGACCACCAGGGATCTGTGCATGGAGCTTACTCTGCTGGGGTCATGGCTGCTGAAAATTGTCAAAGACATCTTCTACAGAAACAAGGCCACATACAAAATCTCCCTCTTGTTCCTGCTGTTAGGCATGAAATGTTTGAAACTACTATACCTCTTCAAATCTCTAGGATGTGA
- the LOC137825416 gene encoding uncharacterized protein, whose amino-acid sequence MGSTANNNNDISEEYRTILQTLQVQMQELLQKGVIDQLRQDEERKRREEERQRHAEEIAQLKEQNKRLLDRLEQSEREGHSRAPSPSPFQSGTKTIAQTIPHMSLIQHTHQSVKPVTLNKVTNPKGHPFTDDIIATPLPDKWRGLTINLYDGSTDPDEHLNIFRTQMTLYTTDRTVWCKVFPTSLREGPLGWFSDLPPNSITSFDALELKFTTQYATSRPHRTSSMSLLNVKQERGESLRTFMNRFSKVCMSIRNLNPEIAMHHLVSAILPGRFTESLIKRPPCDMDELRTRATKFMQIEEHIDYHRKTYVENTDKSKGIRPPTVPTDRERHRPNRGPRFHSYTPLIVPRGKILDEALQIELIPALKQSQTPPNADTSKRCQYHRNFGHTTEGCQALKDKIEELVQAGHLRKFVKTTITAPRSPQRDHDP is encoded by the coding sequence ATGGGCTCAACGGCAAACAACAACAATGATATCTCTGAAGAGTATAGGACCATACTCCAAACTCTCCAGGTTCAGATGCAGGAATTACTCCAAAAAGGAGTCATCGACCAACTTCGCCAAgatgaagaaaggaaaagacGAGAAGAGGAGCGCCAGCGGCACGCGGAAGAGATAGCCCAATTGAAAGAGCAGAACAAGAGATTGTTGGATAGGCTCGAGCAATCTGAACGTGAAGGGCATTCGCGTGCGCCTTCTCCATCACCGTTCCAATCAGGAACAAAAACAATAGCCCAGACTATACCTCACATGTCACTCATTCAACACACCCATCAAAGTGTAAAGCCAGTAACTCTAAACAAGGTAACAAACCCGAAAGGCCATCCGTTCACTGACGACATCATAGCCACTCCTCTCCCTGACAAGTGGAGGGGCTTAACGATAAATCTTTATGACGGATCTACAGATCCAGACGAACATCTGAATATATTTAGAACTCAAATGACCCTTTACACAACCGACCGAACGGTATGGTGTAAAGTCTTCCCCACCTCTCTCAGGGAAGGCCCCCTTGGATGGTTTTCTGACCTTCCACCCAATTCCATTACAAGCTTCGACGCCTTGGAATTGAAGTTCACAACGCAATATGCCACAAGTAGACCTCATCggacatcctccatgtcccttCTAAATGTCAAACAAGAAAGGGGAGAATCATTGAGAACATTCATGAACAGATTTAGTAAAGTGTGTATGAGCATTCGTAATCTTAATCCAGAAATAGCCATGCATCATTTGGTCTCGGCCATACTGCCGGGGAGGTTCACGGAAAGCCTTATCAAACGGCCTCCGTGCGATATGGACGAATTAAGAACAAGAGCAACAAAGTTCATGCAGATAGAAGAACATATCGACTATCATCGAAAAACTTATGTTGAGAACACAGACAAAAGCAAAGGGATTCGTCCCCCCACAGTACCGACCGATCGAGAACGGCATCGCCCCAATAGGGGTCCTCGTTTCCACAGCTACACTCCCTTGATTGTACCAAGGGGCAAGATTCTCGACGAAGCACTACAAATTGAATTGATTCCGGCATTGAAGCAGTCACAAACCCCTCCCAATGCCGACACCAGTAAACGTTGCCAATACCATCGTAACTTTGGCCACACGACCGAAGGATGCCAAGCGCTGAAAgacaaaattgaagaactcgtCCAGGCCGGTCATCTCCGCAAGTTCGTGAAAACCACCATCACTGCACCCAGGTCACCTCAGCGCGACCATGACCCCTGA
- the LOC137826586 gene encoding transcription initiation factor TFIID subunit 8-like, translated as MNPMLKDSNTKATSKLPRRGKRKKKGLEVKDAQVAENPSEFSFAIAKIAVAQICRSAGFKTTKSNALETLTAVSTRYLETIVRLGASFASASNRTDSNLFDLVNGIHDLCSVEGFPGGSAIHKGDLLRSSALREIMNFVNLSDKVPFAKPIKCRDVSEVTIDSGTLTCFSNQAKTHIPRWLPHFPEQNCDQVLVKERKCGEKYWEHSFAGDENSVISQSNHMNGKEGKDTRMELPEGREKMKFKIRGEEEKHVGLGVNMLTGVCKGRKRVSWNHNKMNGCIIDNNQDEKR; from the coding sequence ATGAACCCTATGCTAAAGGACAGCAACACAAAAGCCACATCGAAACTACCCCGAaggggaaaaagaaaaaagaagggTCTGGAAGTAAAGGATGCTCAAGTAGCAGAAAACCCATCAGAATTCTCATTTGCTATAGCCAAAATTGCAGTTGCTCAAATCTGTCGATCAGCTGGATTCAAAACGACCAAAAGCAATGCTCTTGAAACCTTAACTGCTGTTTCCACTAGATATCTGGAAACAATTGTGAGATTAGGTGCCTCATTTGCTAGTGCCTCCAATCGTACTGACTCCAACCTCTTTGACCTCGTCAATGGCATTCATGATCTCTGTTCTGTTGAAGGATTTCCGGGTGGTTCAGCGATCCACAAAGGTGACCTGCTGAGGTCTTCCGCTTTAAGAGAGATTATGAATTTTGTCAACCTCTCTGATAAAGTTCCTTTTGCTAAACCAATTAAATGTAGAGATGTTTCTGAAGTAACCATTGATTCTGGTACATTAACGTGTTTCTCTAACCAAGCCAAAACTCACATACCGAGGTGGCTCCCACATTTTCCTGAGCAAAACTGTGATCAGGTTTTAGTTAAGGAGAGGAAATGTGGGGAGAAATATTGGGAGCATTCATTTGCTGGGGACGAAAACAGTGTCATATCACAGAGCAACCACATGAATGGAAAAGAAGGGAAAGACACAAGGATGGAATTGCCAGAGGGAAGAGAAAAAATGAAGTTTAAAATTAGAGGGGAGGAGGAGAAGCACGTTGGATTGGGTGTGAATATGTTGACTGGGGTTTGTAAAGGAAGGAAACGAGTGTCTTGGAATCACAACAAAATGAATGGTTGTATTATTGATAACAACCAAGATGAGAAAAGATAG
- the LOC137826003 gene encoding polyamine oxidase 5-like isoform X2, whose protein sequence is MDPKELCSTDMIDGTVAAHIKRPCSSLPTVIVIGAGISGIAAARSLYDASFKVIVLESRDRVGGRIYTDYSFGCPVDMGASWLHGVCNENPLAPLIRGLGLTLYRTSCDNSVLYDHDLESCMLFNIDGHQVPQQMVMEVGDTFKRILAETVKVRDDHPDDMPILQAISIVLNRHPGLRLQGLAHEVLQWYICRMEAWFATDADMISLKTWDQEHVLTGGHGLVVQGYDPVVKALATDLDIRLNHRVTKISNGYNMVMVTVEDGRNFVADAVILTVPIGILKANSIEFTPKLPEWKIAAIKDIGVGNENKVALRFDRVFWPNVEVLGMVAPTSYACGYFLNLHKATGHPILVYMAAGRFAYDLEKLSDESAANFVMQQLKNMFPHASMPVQYLVSHWGTDPNSLGCYACDLVGKPDDVYERLRAPLGNIFFGGEAVSMDDHQGSVHGAYSAGVMAAENCQRHLLQKQGHIQNLPLVPAVRHEMFETTIPLQISRM, encoded by the exons ATGGACCCAAAAGAATTATGCTCCACAGATATGATTGATG GCACTGTTGCTGCACACATCAAGAGGCCATGCAGTTCTCTTCCAACAGTTATTGTCATTGGTGCTGGAATATCAGGAATTGCTGCTGCACGAAGTCTCTATGATGCATCTTTTAAG GTGATTGTACTGGAGTCAAGGGATAGGGTAGGAGGCAGGATATACACTGATTACTCATTTGGCTGTCCTGTAGATATGGGAGCCTCATG GCTACATGGTGTTTGCAATGAGAATCCCTTGGCACCATTGATACGTGGTTTAGGGCTCACATTGTATCGTACCAGTTGTGATAACTCTGTCTTATATGATCATGACTTGGAAAG CTGTATGCTATTTAACATTGATGGTCATCAAGTCCCTCAACAAATGGTAATGGAAGTTGGAGACACTTTCAAGAGAATTCTAGCAGAG ACAGTGAAAGTGAGGGATGATCATCCTGATGACATGCCTATTCTCCAAGCAATTTCAATCGTGTTAAATAGACATCCAGGACTAAG GCTACAAGGACTAGCTCATGAAGTGCTGCAATGGTATATATGCAGAATGGAAGCTTGGTTTGCTACTGATGCAGATATGATATCACTGAAAACCTGGGATCAG GAGCATGTCCTCACTGGTGGCCATGGACTCGTGGTGCAAGGATATGATCCTGTTGTAAAAGCTCTTGCAACTGATCTCGATATACGCTTGAACCACAG GGTGACCAAAATATCCAATGGTTACAACATGGTAATGGTCACCGTTGAGGATGGCAGAAACTTTGTTGCTGACGCTGTTATTCTAACTGTTCCTATTGGAATCCTTAAGGCCAATTCAATTGAATTTACACCAAAATTGCCTGAATGGAAGATTGCAGCAATTAAAGATATTGGTGTGGGAAATGAAAATAAAGTTGCCCTTAGATTTGATAGAGTATTTTGGCCTAATGTAGAAGTTCTGGGAATGGTTGCACCCACCTCTTATGCCTGTGGTTATTTTCTCAATCTCCACAAAGCAACAGGTCATCCAATTCTTGTGTATATGGCAGCTGGAAGGTTTGCTTATGACCTTGAAAAGCTATCTGATGAATCAGCTGCAAATTTTGTAATGCAACAGCTCAAGAACATGTTTCCTCATGCTTCTATGCCT GTTCAATATCTTGTGTCACATTGGGGAACAGATCCAAACTCTCTTGGCTGTTATGCATGTGATTTAGTTGGGAAGCCAGATGATGTGTATGAGAGGCTTCGTGCACCATTGGGTAATATATTCTTTGGTGGAGAAGCTGTCAGCATGGATGACCACCAGGGATCTGTGCATGGAGCTTACTCTGCTGGGGTCATGGCTGCTGAAAATTGTCAAAGACATCTTCTACAGAAACAAGGCCACATACAAAATCTCCCTCTTGTTCCTGCTGTTAGGCATGAAATGTTTGAAACTACTATACCTCTTCAAATCTCTAGGATGTGA
- the LOC137823394 gene encoding phytoene synthase 2, chloroplastic, with amino-acid sequence MSVTLVWVASFPGLEVSRSTGLFDSIQHVKLLDSSKVMSRDYGSIRPKDREKRWRFYSLSADMKYACVGRSGLERASNFHLVTNVLANPAAGEVAVSSEQKVYDVVLKQASMVKRKFGSKGEIDARRDIALPGNLRLLSEAYDRCGEVCAEYAKTFYLGTLLMTPERQRAIWAIYVWCRRTDELVDGPNASQITPTALDRWESRLEELFQGRPFDMLDAALADTVAKFPVDIQPFQDMIEGMRMDLKKSRYKNFDELYLYCYYVAGTVGIMSVPIMGISPYSQATTESVYNAALALGIANQLTNILRDVGEDASRGRVYLPQDELAQAGLSDEDIFAGKVTDKWRNFMKHQIKRARMFFDEAEKGVTELNEASRWPVWASLLLYRQILDEIEANDYNNFTRRAYVGKTKKFLSLPVAFARSMVPPSKVLSPVMKS; translated from the exons ATGTCTGTGACATTAGTATGGGTTGCTTCCTTCCCTGGTTTGGAGGTTTCACGTTCCACCGGGTTATTTGATTCTATCCAACATGTGAAGTTGTTAGATTCTTCGAAGGTTATGTCTCGAGATTATGGGTCGATTAGACCGAAGGATAGGGAGAAGAGATGGAGATTTTACTCTTTGAGTGCAGATATGAAGTATGCATGTGTTGGACGGTCTGGCTTAGAACGTGCTAGCAACTTCCATCTGGTAACGAATGTGCTAGCAAACCCAGCAGCAGGAGAAGTGGCTGTTTCATCAGAGCAGAAGGTCTATGATGTGGTGTTGAAGCAGGCATCTATGGTTAAGAGGAAGTTTGGCTCTAAGGGTGAAATTGATGCAAGACGAGATATTGCTCTGCCTGGGAATTTGAGGTTGTTGAGTGAAGCATATGACCGTTGTGGAGAAGTTTGTGCAGAATATGCTAAAACATTTTACCTGG GAACTCTCCTAATGACTCCCGAAAGGCAAAGAGCTATCTGGGCAATATATG TGTGGTGCAGGAGAACAGATGAACTTGTTGATGGCCCTAATGCTTCACAAATTACGCCAACTGCTTTGGATAGGTGGGAATCAAGACTGGAAGAACTTTTCCAAGGTCGTCCATTTGATATGCTTGATGCTGCTTTAGCTGATACAGTTGCCAAATTTCCTGTTGATATCCAG CCATTTCAAGATATGATAGAAGGAATGAGAATGGATCTTAAGAAGTCGAGATACAAAAACTTTGATGAACTATATCTTTACTGCTACTATGTTGCTGGGACAGTCGGTATAATGAGTGTTCCAATCATGGGCATTTCTCCATATTCACAAGCCACAACTGAGAGTGTTTACAATGCTGCCTTGGCCCTGGGAATTGCAAATCAGTTAACCAACATACTCAGAGATGTTGGAGAGGA TGCCAGCAGAGGAAGAGTGTATCTACCTCAAGATGAGTTGGCTCAAGCAGGGCTTTCGGATGAGGACATATTTGCTGGTAAGGTGACAGACAAGTGGAGGAACTTCATGAAGCACCAAATTAAAAGGGCTAGAATGTTTTTTGATGAGGCAGAAAAGGGTGTGACGGAGCTTAATGAAGCTAGCAGATGGCCG GTATGGGCATCCTTGCTACTGTATCGCCAGATTTTGGACGAGATTGAAGCAAATGATTACAACAATTTCACCAGGAGGGCTTATGTGGGCAAGACCAAGAAGTTTCTTTCCTTGCCAGTTGCTTTTGCTAGATCTATGGTTCCTCCATCAAAAGTATTATCTCCTGTAATGAAGTCCTAA